The Oncorhynchus keta strain PuntledgeMale-10-30-2019 chromosome 17, Oket_V2, whole genome shotgun sequence genome has a window encoding:
- the irf7 gene encoding interferon regulatory factor 7 → MTGVRGSALKMQSRNPKPQFADWLIEQVWTGQYAGLCFVDNNKFRVPWKHISRKDCCEDDSKIFRAWAVVSGKINTHPNDKAKWKTNFRCVLNNLTKRFMMVEDHSKDSDDPHKVYLIINNESNYGSPHIEEIAVDYDIDIHSSLTSTGYTPPGMEHDNLLKLVNTIDLNQHTEEWAETYIHTHHPVVPEDCYPFQPLTEPQPVSQNHSPPPVPVPVQQPYVHVNQDALLNLPAAQPSLYDLEITISYRRREMLKTQVSGPMVQLHYQCDVPEPNAQTLCFPSTDGLLDHKQIEYTNCILGSVQRGLLLEVRNTGIYGYRQDKCHVFSSTSDPREAHPEPRKMPQNEMVQLLSFDKYMTELIAFKENRGGSPDYTIHMCFGEKFPDGKPLEKKLIIVKVVPLICRHFHEMAQGEGASSLQNDNISLQISHHNSLMELISATWPDGPEHTMGQYF, encoded by the exons ATGACAGGAGTACGTGGCTCAGCATTAAAGATGCAAAG TCGCAACCCCAAACCTCAGTTTGCGGACTGGCTGATAGAACAGGTGTGGACCGGGCAATACGCCGGGTTGTGTTTTGTGGACAACAACAAGTTCAGAGTCCCGTGGAAACACATCTCTAGGAAGGACTGTTGCGAGGACGACAGTAAAATATTCAGG GCATGGGCAGTGGTCAGTGGTAAAATCAACACGCATCCCAATGACAAGGCAAAGTGGAAGACTAACTTCCGCTGTGTACTGAACAACCTGACCAAGCGTTTCATGATGGTGGAAGACCACTCCAAGGACTCAGACGATCCCCATAAAGTCTACCTGATTATCAACAATGAGT CTAACTATGGGAGCCCACACATAGAGGAAATTGCTGTGGACTATGACATTGACATCCACAGCTCTCTCACCTCTACAGGCTACACCCCCCCAGGCATGGAG CATGATAATCTACTCAAGCTTGTGAACACCATAGACCTGAACCAACATACTG AGGAGTGGGCAGAgacctatatacacacacaccacccagtGGTACCAGAAGACTGCTACCCCTTCCAGCCTCTAACAGAGCCCCAGCCAGTCTCCCAgaaccactcaccaccaccagtCCCAGTACCAGTACAGCAGCCATACGTCCACG TGAACCAGGATGCCCTGCTCAACCTGCCTGCTGCCCAGCCGTCTCTCTATGACCTGGAGATCACCATCtcctacaggaggagagagatgttgaAGACCCAGGTGTCAGGCCCCATGGTTCAGCTCCACTACCAGTGTGATGTCCCTGAGCCCAACGCCCAGACCCTCTGCTTCCCCAGCACTGACGGCCTGCTAGACCACAAACAG ATTGAATACACCAACTGCATCCTAGGGAGTGTCCAAAGGGGTCTTCTCCTGGAGGTACGAAACACGGGTATCTATGGTTACCGGCAGGACAAATGCCATGTGTTCTCTAGTACTAGTGACCCCAGAGAGGCACACCCTGAACCCAGGAAGATGCCCCAAAATGAAATGGTACAACTGTTGAGCTTCGACAAGTACATGACTG AGCTGATAGCATTtaaggagaacagaggaggctcTCCTGACTATACCATCCACATGTGCTTTGGCGAGAAGTTCCCAGACGGAAAACCCCTGGAGAAGAAACTCATCATTGTCAAG GTGGTTCCCTTGATCTGTCGTCACTTCCACGAGATGGCCCAGGGGGAGGGGGCATCTTCCCTCCAGAACGACAACATCAGCCTGCAGATCTCCCACCACAACAGCCTGATGGAGCTTATCAGTGCCACCTGGCCCGACGGCCCAGAGCACACCATGGGGCAATACTTCTAG
- the LOC118396166 gene encoding achaete-scute homolog 1b-like, whose translation MNHTAAGGASRGSVRLQRVGCVGRVLKKRSAAKVWVRSALEVSKRSQERLGHQIVTARSSYSHTAPTRRTREQCSVNLCLFKKKLFFHGVSFCEAALLQPTSVSSPVSPPTNMETTTITTTQVAQNAYTGLMERRTTITLHAPAQECALPNDTIAAGYQSKTTVLKRQRSSSPELLRCKRRLSFNGLGYSIPQQLPVAVARRNERERNRVKQVNMGFQTLRQHVPNGAANKKMSKVETLRSAVEYIRALQQLLDEHDAVSATFQCGVPSPTISNSYSAEPESPHSTCSSDEGSYEPLSSEEQELLDFTTWFDRY comes from the coding sequence ATGAATCACACAGCAGCGGGCGGGGCCTCGCGGGGAAGCGTGCGTCTCCAACGGGTGGGGTGTGTGGGGCGCGTGTTGAAAAAGAGGAGTGCTGCCAAAGTTTGGGTCAGATCGGCTCTTGAAGTAAGCAAGCGCAGTCAAGAAAGACTTGGACACCAAATAGTCACAGCGCGCTCCAGCTATAGCCACACGGCTCCCACGCGAAGGACACGAGAGCAGTGCTCTGTAAACCTCTGTCTATTTAAAAAAAAGCTCTTCTTCCACGGAGTGTCTTTCTGTGAGGCTGCGCTGTTGCAACCCACATCTGTCAGTAGCCCTGTCTCACCACCAACCAACATGGagactaccaccatcaccaccacgcAAGTGGCGCAGAACGCATACACTGGACTGATGGAGAGGCGCACCACCATTACCTTGCACGCCCCAGCCCAGGAGTGCGCTCTCCCCAATGACACCATTGCAGCCGGTTACCAAAGCAAGACCACGGTGCTGAAAAGACAGCGCTCCAGCTCTCCGGAGCTCCTGCGCTGCAAGCGGCGGCTCAGCTTTAACGGACTCGGCTACTCCATCCCCCAGCAGCTGCCCGTAGCCGTGGCCCGGCGGAACGAGCGCGAGAGGAACCGGGTCAAACAAGTCAACATGGGCTTCCAGACGCTGCGTCAGCACGTGCCCAACGGGGCAGCCAACAAGAAGATGAGCAAAGTGGAGACACTGCGGTCCGCGGTGGAATATATCCGAGCCCTGCAGCAGCTACTAGACGAGCATGATGCAGTGTCTGCCACCTTCCAGTGCGGGGTGCCTTCGCCTACCATCTCCAACAGCTACTCGGCCGAGCCGGAGTCACCCCACTCCACCTGTTCCTCCGATGAGGGGAGCTATGAGCCCCTGAGCTCCGAGGAGCAGGAGCTGCTGGACTTTACCACCTGGTTCGACAGATACTGA